The Acidiferrobacteraceae bacterium genome segment GCAGCCGATGATTCTGCCGGTGTCCGGTGGGGTTCCAACAGCTGCCGCCGTGGCAGCGCCCGGACCGGGACATGCATATCGATGCGGTCGAGCAAGGGGCCGGAGATGCGGCCGCGGTAGCGCAGGATCTGATCCGGGGTGCAGTGGCAGTGGTGGGCGGAATCGCCGGCGTAGCCACAGGGACACGGGTTCATGGCCGCGACCAGCTGAAATCGTGCCGGAAAGTCCGCTTGTCGTGCGGCGCGCGAGACGGTGATGGTTCCGGATTCCAGGGGTTCGCGCAGCACCTCCAGGACCCGGCGGTCAAACTCGGGCAATTCATCGAGGAAAAGCACGCCGTTGTGGGCCAGAGAGATTTCGCCCGGGCGGGGATGACTGCCACCGCCGACCAGTGCGACGCC includes the following:
- a CDS encoding ATP-binding protein, which translates into the protein GVALVGGGSHPRPGEISLAHNGVLFLDELPEFDRRVLEVLREPLESGTITVSRAARQADFPARFQLVAAMNPCPCGYAGDSAHHCHCTPDQILRYRGRISGPLLDRIDMHVPVRALPRRQLLEPHRTPAESSAAVRARVVVARECQVQRGETLNSRLTVEQIDRYCRLDTDGRKVLEQTMERLGMSARSFHRLLRLARTIADLDGADQIRPAHLSEAIQLRYLDRRAPGMSRRQA